The sequence TTCCTCGGAGGAGCTCCAGGGGCGGCTCGGCACCCTGCTCAATTCCATGTTCATGGGCGGTCTGCTGGTGCTCATCGTCCTCGGCCTGTTCCTGCGCCCCATGCTGGCCTTCTGGGTCGTGCTGGGCATTCCCGTCGCCTTTGCCGGCGGCCTCATCGTCATGCCCTGGGTCGGCCTGACTGCGAACGTCATGTCCATCTTCGGCTTCATCATCGTGATCGGCCTGGTGGTGGACGATGCCATTGTCACGGCCGAAAACGTATACACCAGGCTCCGGGCGGGCGAGGATCCGCTGGAGGCCGCCACCGAGGGCACCATCGAGATCGCCACCCCCGTGACCTTCGGTGTGCTGACGACCATCGTCGCCTTCGTGCCGCTCATGTTTTTCGATGGTTTCTACGGTGCATTCACAAAGCAGATCCCGCCCATCGTCGCCGCCGTGCTGATCTTTTCCCTCATCGAGTCCAAGCTCGCGCTGCCCTGCCACCTCAAGCATGTGAAGGTCCATAGGAAACGGCTCAACGTCTTCGAGCGTTTCCAGAAGCGCATCGCCGACAGCCTGGAGTGGTTCGTGGACAGATTCTACGATCCCACGCTGCGGCTCGCGACACGCCACCGCTATGTCACCCTCTCGCTTTTCCTTGCGGCCGGGATGGCCTCGGTCGGCTATTTCAGTTCGGGGAAAATGGGCTTCGTCAACATGCCGTCCATCGACAAGAACCGCATCATCGCAATGGTGCGCATGCCCGCCGACACCCAGGTGGCCGGAACGGAGGTGCGCACCGACTACGTCGCCTCTTTCCTGCCGCAGCTAAAAAGGGAGTTCACCGATCCGGCGACAGGCGAGTCCCTGATCACCGATGTGCTGGCCTCCGCCGGCGGTTTCCCGCACCGCAACGGCGTGGATGCCAACACCGGCTGCATCATCATCGGTGTCACCGATCCCGGGAAACGCAGCGAACCGGGGCCGAAGAATTCCGAGATCGCGGCGCGCTGGACGGAACTCGCGGGCAGCATGCCGGATGTGCAGAATTTCTACATCTCGGGGGACAGGGGCTTTGGGATGGGATCGGACAACGAGGTGGAGTCGCTCAGTGTCGAGATCCGCGGGCCGGATGGGGAGGGGAAAGACCAGGTGGTGCGGGATGTGGAGACGCTGCTGGAATCCTACGATGGGATCGAGAGCGCGTGGTCCAGTTCCGGCGGGTCGAACGATGAGCTGCTGGTGACGATACGCCCGGAGGGCGAGGCGCTCGGCCTGACGCAGAGGGAGCTTTCCCGGCAGGTTCGCGCGGCTTTCTTCGGTGAGCAGGCGCAGCGCATCCAGCGCGGGCGGGACGATATCCGGGTCATGATACGCATGCCTCTTGAAGAACGGGAAAGCCTCGCCACCCTCGACCAGCTCCGGATCCGAACCCCCTCCGGCGGCGAAGCCCCTTTCCCGACGGTGGCGAACGCAAGGTTTACCAAGGCCCGTTCCCGCATCGAGCGGGTGGACGGCGCGCAGGTCGTGGAGGTCCATGCCACGCCGGTCGATGAGGACGTTGATGTCGTAGGCATCTCGCGGACCCTCAGCGCGGAGCTGGAAGGCATTTTCAACTCCCACCACGACCTCTCATGGCGCTACACCGGCTACGTCGCCGACCATGAGGAAACGAAGTCCCGCGCCATCTACGGCGGGCTTGCCCTGTTCTTCGCGCTCTACGCCTTGCTGGCGATCCCCTTCCGCTCCCTCTATCAGCCATTCTTCGTCATGCTCGCCGTTCCCTTTGGCGCGATCGGTGCGCTCTTCGGCCACATCATCATGGACATCACGCCGTCCTATCTGTCGATCTTCGGGATCCTCGCGCTGGCCGGGGTGGTGGTGAACGATTCGTTGGTGATGGTGGATTTCATCAACCAGAAAGTCCGCGATGGAATGGGCTTGCGCGAGGCGGTGGTGCAGTCTGGAACCCGCCGCTTCCGCCCCATTTTCCTAACCTCCGCCACCACCTTCGCCGGGCTGCTGCCGCTGCTATTCGACCGCTCGCTCCAGGCGCAGCTGCTCATCCCGATGGCCACCTCGCTGGCCTTCGGCATCCTTTTCGCAACGGTCATCACCCTCTACCTCATCCCATCCGCATACCTCGCGGCGGAGGACATCCGCAAGCATCTCGGCAAGGCATGGGTCTGGTGGCGGTATCCGGGTGGGAAGCCCGCACCCGATGGGGAGGCTGCGGAGGCTGTCGCCGGATCAACCGTTCTTTGACGATCCCTTCGTCCCCCTCCCGATGGGTGCCAAGAGTAGCCAAACCTCAATTTCGTGCCCTTCCGCCAATCTTTCCAAAGTGGAAAGCCTCAGGTCTTTTTTCCTACCGGCCTCAACGGCCTGATAGTATTTGTATGACATGCCTGCAACTTCAGCGAATTTCTCTTGCGT comes from Akkermansiaceae bacterium and encodes:
- a CDS encoding efflux RND transporter permease subunit, with product MIRWFAKNDIAANFLLFGILAWGAWSAIEKVALEVQPSFNPEMIYINVPYRGGSPADVEKAVILPIEAALEGLSGIDSVESRADDGNARVIVYAASKRNLKNLLEEVKTRVDRISSFPPEIEPPEVSIPDSSQWFDVIKVAVCGEMEETDLLRAARTVRDDLIAMRGISQANVLGNSPLEIAVEADPRRLRDFGLTFADLSEAIRTSSVDLPAGRIQTDEGPLNIRSKGQAYTRADFEGIVITNSKGSEVRLGDVASVSDGFEESRKIMRFNGKPCLIVEVLRLGDENALEIAANVKRYVASAPGRFPEGVAISVWDDSSEELQGRLGTLLNSMFMGGLLVLIVLGLFLRPMLAFWVVLGIPVAFAGGLIVMPWVGLTANVMSIFGFIIVIGLVVDDAIVTAENVYTRLRAGEDPLEAATEGTIEIATPVTFGVLTTIVAFVPLMFFDGFYGAFTKQIPPIVAAVLIFSLIESKLALPCHLKHVKVHRKRLNVFERFQKRIADSLEWFVDRFYDPTLRLATRHRYVTLSLFLAAGMASVGYFSSGKMGFVNMPSIDKNRIIAMVRMPADTQVAGTEVRTDYVASFLPQLKREFTDPATGESLITDVLASAGGFPHRNGVDANTGCIIIGVTDPGKRSEPGPKNSEIAARWTELAGSMPDVQNFYISGDRGFGMGSDNEVESLSVEIRGPDGEGKDQVVRDVETLLESYDGIESAWSSSGGSNDELLVTIRPEGEALGLTQRELSRQVRAAFFGEQAQRIQRGRDDIRVMIRMPLEERESLATLDQLRIRTPSGGEAPFPTVANARFTKARSRIERVDGAQVVEVHATPVDEDVDVVGISRTLSAELEGIFNSHHDLSWRYTGYVADHEETKSRAIYGGLALFFALYALLAIPFRSLYQPFFVMLAVPFGAIGALFGHIIMDITPSYLSIFGILALAGVVVNDSLVMVDFINQKVRDGMGLREAVVQSGTRRFRPIFLTSATTFAGLLPLLFDRSLQAQLLIPMATSLAFGILFATVITLYLIPSAYLAAEDIRKHLGKAWVWWRYPGGKPAPDGEAAEAVAGSTVL
- a CDS encoding helix-turn-helix transcriptional regulator, whose amino-acid sequence is MEGDVLKCLLWRLKALREERGWTQEKFAEVAGMSYKYYQAVEAGRKKDLRLSTLERLAEGHEIEVWLLLAPIGRGTKGSSKNG